In a genomic window of Brassica rapa cultivar Chiifu-401-42 chromosome A10, CAAS_Brap_v3.01, whole genome shotgun sequence:
- the LOC103846644 gene encoding PH, RCC1 and FYVE domains-containing protein 1 isoform X2 has protein sequence MALYAVPPKGFYPSDSGTISVHSGGSDSMHGHMRGMGMDAFRVSMSSAVSGSSHGSGHDDGDALGDVFIWGEGIGEGVLGGGNRRVGSSFDIKMDSLLPKALESTVVLDVQNIACGGQHAVLVTKQGESFSWGEESEGRLGHGVDSNIQHPKLIDALNTTNIELVACGEFHSCAVTLSGDLYTWGKGDFGVLGHGNEVSHWVPKRVNFLFEGIHVSSIACGPYHTAVVTSAGQLFTFGDGTFGVLGHGDRKSVFTPREVDSLKGLRTVRAACGVWHTAAIVEVMVGSSSSSNCSSGKLFTWGDGDKCRLGHGNKEPKLVPTCVAALVEPNFCQVACGHSLTVALTTSGQVYTMGSPVYGQLGNSHADGKVPNRVEGKLHKNFVEEIACGAYHVAVLTARTEVYTWGKGSNGRLGHGDVDDRNSPTLVESLKDKQVKSIACGTNFTAAVCIHRWASGMDQSMCSGCRQPFNFKRKRHNCYNCGLVFCHSCSNKKSLKACMAPNPNKPYRVCDKCFNKLKKTMETDGSSHSSLSRRGSINQGSDPTDKDDKLDSRSDGQLARFSLIDSKRQVDSGNKKNKKYEFSSSRVSPIPSRGSQRGALNIAKTFNPVFGASKKFFSASVPGSRIVSRATSPISRRPSPPRSTTPTPTLSGLTTPRIVLDDTKRTSDNISQEVVKLRSQVESLTRKAQFQEVELERTAKQLKEALAIASEETTRCTAAKEVIKSLTAQLKDMAERLPVGTARTAKSPSSLNSFGSSPGRVDHFNILNRQNGQEPEPNTPMFSNGTTTPVFGNGEARNEAQTEKEWVEQDEPGVYITLTALAGGVRDLKRVRFSRKRFSEKQAEQWWADNRGRVYEQYNVRMVDKTSEEMPR, from the exons ATGGCATTATATGCAGTTCCTCCAAAAGGATTTTATCCCTCAGATTCTGGTACTATTTCTGTTCATTCCGGAGGCTCAGATAGCATGCATGGGCATATGAGGGGTATGGGCATGGACGCTTTCAGAGTTAGTATGTCAAGTGCTGTTAGTGGCTCGAGCCATGGCTCTGGTCATGATGATGGAGATGCATTGGGAGATGTTTTTATCTGGGGTGAAGGAATAGGAGAAGGTGTTTTGGGCGGTGGAAACCGTAGAGTTGGAAGTTCGTTTGACATAAAGATGGATTCCTTATTGCCAAAAGCTTTAGAATCTACAGTAGTACTTGACGTCCAGAATATTGCTTGTGGTGGACAGCATGCTGTCCTTGTGACAAAACAAGGAGAAAGTTTTTCTTGGGGAGAGGAATCTGAAGGCAGGCTTGGCCATGGGGTTGATTCCAATATTCAACATCCAAAGCTCATCGATGCACTTAACACCACAAATATTGAGCTTGTAGCATGTGGTGAATTCCATAGCTGTGCAGTTACTCTATCGGGTGATTTGTATACCTGGGGTAAAGGAGATTTTGGTGTTCTTGGACATGGAAATGAAGTCAGTCACTGGGTCCCCAAAAGGGTTAATTTTCTGTTTGAAGGGATACATGTATCATCTATCGCTTGTGGACCTTACCACACAGCAGTCGTGACATCTGCTGGGCAGTTGTTTACTTTTGGTGATGGGACCTTTGGTGTTTTGGGCCACGGGGACAGGAAAAGTGTTTTCACACCTCGGGAGGTTGACTCTTTAAAAGGTCTCCGCACTGTCCGGGCAGCCTGTGGTGTATGGCACACAGCAGCTATTGTGGAAGTCATGGTTGGTAGCTCGAGCTCGAGTAATTGCTCTTCAGGAAAGCTCTTTACATGGGGTGATGGTGATAAGTGTCGTCTTGGTCATGGTAATAAAGAACCAAAACTTGTGCCTACATGTGTTGCTGCTCTTGTTGAACCCAACTTTTGTCAAGTTGCTTGTGGGCATAGTTTAACGGTTGCACTAACGACATCAGGCCAAGTCTATACTATGGGCAGTCCTGTCTATGGTCAGCTTGGAAACTCGCATGCTGATGGAAAAGTTCCAAATCGTGTCGAAGGTAAGCTTCACAAGAATTTTGTCGAAGAGATTGCATGCGGTGCTTATCATGTTGCAGTTTTAACTGCGAGGACAGAGGTTTACACATGGGGAAAGGGATCAAACGGTAGACTTGGTCACGGGGATGTAGATGATAGAAATTCCCCGACGTTGGTAGAGTCGCTCAAGGATAAACAGGTGAAAAGTATTGCCTGTGGCACTAACTTCACAGCAGCTGTCTGCATTCACAGGTGGGCATCAGGGATGGATCAGTCCATGTGTTCAGGTTGCCGTCAGCCCTTCAATTTCAAGAGAAAGAGGCACAATTGCTATAACTGTGGACTAGTGTTTTGCCACTCGTGCAGTAACAAAAAGTCGCTGAAGGCTTGTATGGCACCGAACCCGAACAAACCGTATCGAGTGTGTGACAAGTGTTTTAACAAGTTGAAAAAGACCATGGAAACTGATGGATCTTCTCATTCGTCTCTGAGTAGAAGAGGAAGCATTAACCAGGGATCAGATCCCACTGACAAAGATGACAAGTTGGATTCTAGATCCGATGGACAGTTAGCTAGATTCTCATTGATTGACTCCAAGAGACAAGTGGACAGTGGAaataagaagaacaagaaataCGAGTTCAGTAGTAGCCGTGTGTCGCCTATACCAAGTCGTGGCTCTCAACGAGGTGCGCTTAACATAGCCAAAACCTTCAATCCAGTATTTGGAGCGTCAAAGAAGTTCTTCTCAGCTTCTGTTCCTGGTTCTCGAATCGTGTCTCGGGCAACTTCTCCAATTTCAAGACGTCCGAGTCCGCCTCGTTCAACTACACCAACTCCCACTCTTTCAGGACTAACCACACCAAGAATTGTGCTGGATGATACTAAAAGGACCAGTGATAATATAAGCCAAGAGGTTGTTAAGCTAAGATCTCAG GTTGAAAGTCTTACAAGGAAGGCCCAATTCCAAGAAGTTGAGCTGGAAAGAACAGCCAAGCAGCTCAAAGAAGCGTTGGCAATCGCTAGCGAAGAAACGACAAGATGCACGGCAGCAAAAGAAGTGATCAAATCACTTACCGCTCAA CTGAAAGACATGGCTGAAAGATTACCCGTTGGAACAGCTCGAACTGCGAAGTCTCCTTCGTCTCTTAACTCATTCGGTTCCAGCCCTGGTCGGGTTGACCATTTTAATATCTTAAACCGACAAAATGGTCAAGAACCCGAGCCAAATACCCCAATGTTTTCTAATGGGACCACTACACCTGTATTTGGAAATGGCGAAGCAAGGAATGAAGCACAGACCGAGAAGGAATGGGTTGAACAAGATGAGCCTGGTGTCTACATCACTCTTACAGCCTTAGCCGGAGGTGTTAGAGACCTCAAACGTGTCCGTTTCAG CCGAAAAAGGTTTAGTGAGAAACAAGCGGAACAATGGTGGGCAGATAACAGAGGAAGAGTCTATGAACAATACAATGTACGAATGGTTGACAAAACCAGCGAGGAAATGCCTCGTTGA
- the LOC103846644 gene encoding PH, RCC1 and FYVE domains-containing protein 1 isoform X1, translating into MSRSGSMASDLSRAGPVERDIEQAIIALKKGAYLLKYGRRGKPKFCPFRLSNDETVLIWFSGKEEKHLKLSHVSRIISGQRTPIFQRYPRPEKEYQSFSLIYSERSLDVICKDKDEAEVWFSGLKALISRYHQRNRRTESRSDGTPSEANSPRTYTRRSSPLHSPFSSNDSLHRDGSNNLRIHSPFESPPQLDKALSEMALYAVPPKGFYPSDSGTISVHSGGSDSMHGHMRGMGMDAFRVSMSSAVSGSSHGSGHDDGDALGDVFIWGEGIGEGVLGGGNRRVGSSFDIKMDSLLPKALESTVVLDVQNIACGGQHAVLVTKQGESFSWGEESEGRLGHGVDSNIQHPKLIDALNTTNIELVACGEFHSCAVTLSGDLYTWGKGDFGVLGHGNEVSHWVPKRVNFLFEGIHVSSIACGPYHTAVVTSAGQLFTFGDGTFGVLGHGDRKSVFTPREVDSLKGLRTVRAACGVWHTAAIVEVMVGSSSSSNCSSGKLFTWGDGDKCRLGHGNKEPKLVPTCVAALVEPNFCQVACGHSLTVALTTSGQVYTMGSPVYGQLGNSHADGKVPNRVEGKLHKNFVEEIACGAYHVAVLTARTEVYTWGKGSNGRLGHGDVDDRNSPTLVESLKDKQVKSIACGTNFTAAVCIHRWASGMDQSMCSGCRQPFNFKRKRHNCYNCGLVFCHSCSNKKSLKACMAPNPNKPYRVCDKCFNKLKKTMETDGSSHSSLSRRGSINQGSDPTDKDDKLDSRSDGQLARFSLIDSKRQVDSGNKKNKKYEFSSSRVSPIPSRGSQRGALNIAKTFNPVFGASKKFFSASVPGSRIVSRATSPISRRPSPPRSTTPTPTLSGLTTPRIVLDDTKRTSDNISQEVVKLRSQVESLTRKAQFQEVELERTAKQLKEALAIASEETTRCTAAKEVIKSLTAQLKDMAERLPVGTARTAKSPSSLNSFGSSPGRVDHFNILNRQNGQEPEPNTPMFSNGTTTPVFGNGEARNEAQTEKEWVEQDEPGVYITLTALAGGVRDLKRVRFSRKRFSEKQAEQWWADNRGRVYEQYNVRMVDKTSEEMPR; encoded by the exons ATGTCGAGAAGCGGAAGCATGGCGTCGGATCTTAGCAGAGCTGGTCCTGTGGAAAGAGATATCGAGCAG GCTATCATTGCCTTGAAAAAAGGAGCTTACTTGCTCAAGTATGGAAGAAGAGGGAAGCCTAAGTTCTGCCCTTTTCGCCTTTCTAAT GATGAGACTGTTTTGATATGGTTCTCTGGGAAGGAGGAGAAACATCTCAAGCTTAGCCATGTTTCTAGGATCATATCTGGACAACGCACT CCTATTTTTCAGAGATATCCTCGTCCCGAGAAGGAATATCAGTCTTTCTCTCTAATATATAGCGAGAGGTCTTTGGATGTG ATCTGCAAGGATAAAGACGAGGCTGAGGTGTGGTTTAGTGGTCTTAAAGCTTTGATTTCACGTTACCATCAAAGAAATAGGAGGACTGAATCAAGAAGTGATGGGACACCATCTGAAGCTAACAGCCCAAGGACATATACCCGGAGAAGCTCTCCTTTGCACTCTCCATTTAGTAGCAATGACAGTTTGCACAGG GATGGTTCTAACAACCTTCGTATTCACAGTCCATTTGAGAGCCCGCCTCAGCTTGACAAGGCATTATCGGAAATGGCATTATATGCAGTTCCTCCAAAAGGATTTTATCCCTCAGATTCTGGTACTATTTCTGTTCATTCCGGAGGCTCAGATAGCATGCATGGGCATATGAGGGGTATGGGCATGGACGCTTTCAGAGTTAGTATGTCAAGTGCTGTTAGTGGCTCGAGCCATGGCTCTGGTCATGATGATGGAGATGCATTGGGAGATGTTTTTATCTGGGGTGAAGGAATAGGAGAAGGTGTTTTGGGCGGTGGAAACCGTAGAGTTGGAAGTTCGTTTGACATAAAGATGGATTCCTTATTGCCAAAAGCTTTAGAATCTACAGTAGTACTTGACGTCCAGAATATTGCTTGTGGTGGACAGCATGCTGTCCTTGTGACAAAACAAGGAGAAAGTTTTTCTTGGGGAGAGGAATCTGAAGGCAGGCTTGGCCATGGGGTTGATTCCAATATTCAACATCCAAAGCTCATCGATGCACTTAACACCACAAATATTGAGCTTGTAGCATGTGGTGAATTCCATAGCTGTGCAGTTACTCTATCGGGTGATTTGTATACCTGGGGTAAAGGAGATTTTGGTGTTCTTGGACATGGAAATGAAGTCAGTCACTGGGTCCCCAAAAGGGTTAATTTTCTGTTTGAAGGGATACATGTATCATCTATCGCTTGTGGACCTTACCACACAGCAGTCGTGACATCTGCTGGGCAGTTGTTTACTTTTGGTGATGGGACCTTTGGTGTTTTGGGCCACGGGGACAGGAAAAGTGTTTTCACACCTCGGGAGGTTGACTCTTTAAAAGGTCTCCGCACTGTCCGGGCAGCCTGTGGTGTATGGCACACAGCAGCTATTGTGGAAGTCATGGTTGGTAGCTCGAGCTCGAGTAATTGCTCTTCAGGAAAGCTCTTTACATGGGGTGATGGTGATAAGTGTCGTCTTGGTCATGGTAATAAAGAACCAAAACTTGTGCCTACATGTGTTGCTGCTCTTGTTGAACCCAACTTTTGTCAAGTTGCTTGTGGGCATAGTTTAACGGTTGCACTAACGACATCAGGCCAAGTCTATACTATGGGCAGTCCTGTCTATGGTCAGCTTGGAAACTCGCATGCTGATGGAAAAGTTCCAAATCGTGTCGAAGGTAAGCTTCACAAGAATTTTGTCGAAGAGATTGCATGCGGTGCTTATCATGTTGCAGTTTTAACTGCGAGGACAGAGGTTTACACATGGGGAAAGGGATCAAACGGTAGACTTGGTCACGGGGATGTAGATGATAGAAATTCCCCGACGTTGGTAGAGTCGCTCAAGGATAAACAGGTGAAAAGTATTGCCTGTGGCACTAACTTCACAGCAGCTGTCTGCATTCACAGGTGGGCATCAGGGATGGATCAGTCCATGTGTTCAGGTTGCCGTCAGCCCTTCAATTTCAAGAGAAAGAGGCACAATTGCTATAACTGTGGACTAGTGTTTTGCCACTCGTGCAGTAACAAAAAGTCGCTGAAGGCTTGTATGGCACCGAACCCGAACAAACCGTATCGAGTGTGTGACAAGTGTTTTAACAAGTTGAAAAAGACCATGGAAACTGATGGATCTTCTCATTCGTCTCTGAGTAGAAGAGGAAGCATTAACCAGGGATCAGATCCCACTGACAAAGATGACAAGTTGGATTCTAGATCCGATGGACAGTTAGCTAGATTCTCATTGATTGACTCCAAGAGACAAGTGGACAGTGGAaataagaagaacaagaaataCGAGTTCAGTAGTAGCCGTGTGTCGCCTATACCAAGTCGTGGCTCTCAACGAGGTGCGCTTAACATAGCCAAAACCTTCAATCCAGTATTTGGAGCGTCAAAGAAGTTCTTCTCAGCTTCTGTTCCTGGTTCTCGAATCGTGTCTCGGGCAACTTCTCCAATTTCAAGACGTCCGAGTCCGCCTCGTTCAACTACACCAACTCCCACTCTTTCAGGACTAACCACACCAAGAATTGTGCTGGATGATACTAAAAGGACCAGTGATAATATAAGCCAAGAGGTTGTTAAGCTAAGATCTCAG GTTGAAAGTCTTACAAGGAAGGCCCAATTCCAAGAAGTTGAGCTGGAAAGAACAGCCAAGCAGCTCAAAGAAGCGTTGGCAATCGCTAGCGAAGAAACGACAAGATGCACGGCAGCAAAAGAAGTGATCAAATCACTTACCGCTCAA CTGAAAGACATGGCTGAAAGATTACCCGTTGGAACAGCTCGAACTGCGAAGTCTCCTTCGTCTCTTAACTCATTCGGTTCCAGCCCTGGTCGGGTTGACCATTTTAATATCTTAAACCGACAAAATGGTCAAGAACCCGAGCCAAATACCCCAATGTTTTCTAATGGGACCACTACACCTGTATTTGGAAATGGCGAAGCAAGGAATGAAGCACAGACCGAGAAGGAATGGGTTGAACAAGATGAGCCTGGTGTCTACATCACTCTTACAGCCTTAGCCGGAGGTGTTAGAGACCTCAAACGTGTCCGTTTCAG CCGAAAAAGGTTTAGTGAGAAACAAGCGGAACAATGGTGGGCAGATAACAGAGGAAGAGTCTATGAACAATACAATGTACGAATGGTTGACAAAACCAGCGAGGAAATGCCTCGTTGA